From the Bacillus tuaregi genome, one window contains:
- the rpsG gene encoding 30S ribosomal protein S7, whose product MPRKGPVAKRDVLPDPIYNSKLVTRLINKMMIDGKRGKSQAILYAAFDIISERTGKEPMEVFDQALKNIMPVLEVRARRVGGANYQVPVEVRPDRRTTLGLRWLVNYSRLRGEKTMEERLANEILDAANNTGASVKKREDTHKMAEANKAFAHYRW is encoded by the coding sequence ATGCCACGTAAAGGTCCTGTAGCAAAAAGAGACGTGTTACCAGATCCTATTTACAATTCAAAGCTTGTTACTCGCCTGATCAACAAAATGATGATCGATGGTAAAAGAGGTAAATCACAAGCGATTTTATATGCAGCATTTGATATCATTAGTGAGCGTACCGGTAAAGAGCCAATGGAAGTATTCGACCAAGCTCTTAAAAACATCATGCCTGTTCTTGAAGTAAGAGCACGCCGTGTTGGTGGTGCGAACTACCAAGTACCAGTTGAGGTGCGTCCTGACCGCCGTACAACACTTGGTCTTCGTTGGTTAGTTAATTATTCTCGTCTTCGCGGTGAGAAAACAATGGAAGAGCGTTTAGCTAATGAAATTCTAGATGCAGCAAACAATACTGGTGCATCTGTTAAGAAACGTGAGGATACTCACAAAATGGCTGAAGCTAACAAAGCTTTCGCTCACTATCGTTGGTAA
- the rpsL gene encoding 30S ribosomal protein S12 — MPTINQLVRKPRQTIVEKSKSPALNKGYNSFKKSQTNLTSPQKRGVCTRVGTMTPKKPNSALRKYARVRLSNGIEVTAYIPGIGHNLQEHSVVLIRGGRVKDLPGVRYHIVRGALDTAGVNNRMQGRSKYGTKRPKPAKK, encoded by the coding sequence ATGCCTACTATTAATCAATTAGTGCGTAAACCACGTCAAACTATCGTGGAAAAGTCAAAGTCACCAGCACTTAACAAAGGGTACAACAGTTTCAAAAAATCTCAAACAAACTTAACTTCACCTCAAAAACGTGGTGTGTGTACTCGTGTTGGTACAATGACTCCGAAAAAACCAAACTCAGCGTTACGTAAATATGCCCGTGTACGTTTATCTAACGGAATCGAGGTAACTGCATACATTCCTGGTATTGGACACAATCTACAAGAACACAGTGTTGTGTTAATCCGTGGCGGACGTGTAAAAGACTTACCAGGGGTACGTTACCATATCGTTCGTGGTGCATTAGATACAGCTGGAGTTAACAACCGTATGCAAGGTCGTTCAAAATACGGTACAAAGAGACCGAAACCAGCAAAAAAATAA
- a CDS encoding 50S ribosomal protein L7ae-like protein, which yields MSYEKVFQAKSIIIGTKQTARALRTESITEILVAMDADPRLTSKIVSQAEEVNVPITYVDSMKKLGKTCGIKVGAAVVAIIS from the coding sequence ATGTCTTATGAAAAAGTATTTCAGGCAAAAAGCATTATCATAGGAACAAAGCAAACTGCAAGAGCTCTAAGAACTGAGAGCATTACCGAAATACTAGTTGCGATGGATGCGGATCCTAGGTTGACGTCAAAAATCGTATCACAAGCAGAAGAGGTAAATGTTCCGATAACATATGTTGACTCGATGAAAAAACTCGGCAAGACATGTGGGATAAAGGTAGGAGCAGCAGTTGTAGCGATTATTAGTTAA
- the rpoC gene encoding DNA-directed RNA polymerase subunit beta', which translates to MLDVNNFEFMKIGLASPDKIRSWSFGEVKKPETINYRTLKPEKDGLFCERIFGPQKDWECHCGKYKRVRYKGVVCDRCGVEVTRAKVRRERMGHIELAAPVSHIWYFKGIPSRMGLVLDMSPRALEEVIYFASYVVTDPGDTTLEKKQLLSEKEYRAYREKYGNKFQASMGAESIKKLLSDIDLTKEADMLKEELKTAQGQRRTRAIKRLEVIEAFRGSGNEPSWMILDVLPVIPPELRPMVQLDGGRFATSDLNDLYRRVINRNNRLKRLLDLGAPSIIVQNEKRMLQEAVDALIDNGRRGRPVTGPGNRPLKSLSHMLKGKQGRFRQNLLGKRVDYSGRSVIVVGPNLKMYQCGLPKEMALELFKPFVMKELVEKGLAHNIKSAKRKIERVQPEIWDVLEEVIKEHPVLLNRAPTLHRLGIQAFEPTLVEGRAIRLHPLVCTAYNADFDGDQMAVHVPLSSEAQAEARLLMLAAQNILNPKDGKPVVTPSQDMVLGNYYLTLERAGYVGEGMVFNDINEALLAYQNGYAHLHTRVAVRASSLNNPTFTEEQNKKLLVTTVGKMIFNEILPKSFPYINEPTKRNLEVETPEKYFVDPGSDVKAHIESMPLVDPFKKKILGNIIAEVFKRFKITETSRMLDRMKDLGFKYSTKAGITVGVSDIVVLAEKKEIIDEAHNKVENVLKQFRRGLITEDERYDRVISIWSAAKDTIQSKLMDSLENTNPIFMMSDSGARGNASNFTQLAGMRGLMANPAGRIIELPIISSFREGLTVLEYFISTHGARKGLADTALKTADSGYLTRRLVDVAQDVIVREDDCGTDRGMLISALRDGTEIIEPLDERLIGRYARKAIRHPETKEVIVPENHLITEDLAVEIMNANIEQVWIRSAFTCNTRHGVCKKCYGRNLATGQEVEVGEAVGIIAAQSIGEPGTQLTMRTFHTGGVAGDDITQGLPRIQEIFEARNPKGQAVISEIDGVVVGLNEGRDRQHEIVVQGQLETRTYTAPYTARLKVAVNDQVSRGEELTEGSIDPKELIKVKDVMAVQEYLLKEVQKVYRMQGVEIGDKHVEVMVRQMLRKVRVIEAGETDVLPGTLLDIHQFTDANEKALLEGKMPATGRPVLLGITKASLETDSFLSAASFQETTRVLTDAAIKGKRDELLGLKENVIIGKLIPAGTGMSRYRRAEPYTNEEVTESPVTVE; encoded by the coding sequence TTGCTTGATGTAAATAATTTTGAGTTTATGAAAATAGGACTGGCATCACCTGATAAAATTCGCTCATGGTCATTTGGTGAAGTGAAGAAGCCAGAAACGATTAACTATCGTACATTAAAGCCTGAAAAGGACGGCTTATTTTGTGAACGTATTTTTGGACCGCAAAAAGACTGGGAATGTCATTGTGGTAAATACAAACGTGTACGTTATAAAGGTGTAGTTTGTGACCGATGCGGCGTAGAGGTAACACGTGCGAAGGTACGTCGTGAACGTATGGGCCATATTGAATTAGCTGCTCCTGTATCACATATATGGTACTTTAAAGGGATTCCAAGTCGTATGGGACTTGTTCTAGATATGTCTCCACGTGCCTTGGAAGAGGTTATTTATTTCGCTTCTTATGTAGTGACAGATCCAGGCGATACAACGCTTGAGAAAAAACAGTTGCTTTCAGAGAAAGAGTATAGAGCATACCGCGAAAAGTACGGAAACAAATTCCAAGCATCAATGGGTGCAGAATCCATTAAGAAGCTACTATCAGATATCGATTTAACAAAAGAAGCTGATATGCTGAAGGAAGAGCTGAAAACAGCACAAGGGCAGCGCCGTACACGTGCGATTAAGCGTCTTGAAGTGATTGAAGCATTCCGTGGTTCTGGCAATGAGCCTTCTTGGATGATTCTTGATGTTCTACCGGTTATCCCACCTGAACTGCGCCCGATGGTTCAGCTTGATGGTGGTCGTTTTGCTACATCTGATTTAAATGATCTATATCGCCGTGTTATTAATCGTAACAATCGTTTAAAGCGTTTATTAGATCTTGGAGCGCCAAGCATTATTGTCCAAAACGAAAAGCGTATGCTACAGGAAGCTGTTGATGCTCTTATCGATAATGGACGCAGAGGCCGTCCGGTAACAGGTCCAGGTAATAGACCGTTGAAATCTCTTTCACATATGTTAAAGGGTAAACAAGGACGTTTCCGTCAAAACCTATTAGGTAAACGTGTTGACTATTCAGGTCGTTCAGTTATCGTCGTAGGTCCGAATCTTAAAATGTACCAGTGTGGACTTCCAAAGGAAATGGCCTTAGAGTTATTCAAGCCTTTTGTCATGAAGGAGCTTGTTGAAAAGGGTCTAGCACATAATATTAAATCGGCTAAACGTAAAATCGAAAGAGTACAGCCTGAAATTTGGGATGTATTAGAAGAGGTTATTAAGGAGCATCCAGTTCTTCTTAACCGAGCCCCAACTCTTCACAGATTGGGAATTCAGGCCTTCGAACCAACTCTTGTAGAAGGAAGGGCTATCCGTCTACATCCGCTTGTATGTACTGCCTATAACGCGGACTTTGATGGTGACCAAATGGCTGTTCACGTACCGCTTTCATCTGAAGCACAGGCTGAAGCACGCTTATTAATGCTTGCTGCACAAAACATCCTGAACCCTAAAGATGGAAAACCGGTTGTAACACCTTCACAGGACATGGTTTTAGGTAACTATTACTTAACGCTTGAACGTGCAGGTTATGTTGGAGAAGGAATGGTCTTTAACGATATAAACGAAGCCCTACTGGCATATCAAAACGGTTATGCACATTTGCATACTCGTGTGGCAGTGCGTGCTAGCTCATTAAATAACCCTACATTTACAGAAGAACAGAATAAAAAGCTGTTAGTAACAACTGTAGGAAAAATGATTTTTAATGAGATTTTACCGAAGTCATTCCCATATATTAACGAACCTACTAAGCGGAATCTAGAAGTTGAGACGCCTGAAAAGTACTTCGTTGATCCGGGTTCAGATGTCAAAGCTCATATCGAAAGCATGCCGTTAGTAGATCCGTTTAAGAAAAAGATATTAGGTAATATCATTGCAGAAGTGTTTAAACGCTTTAAAATTACTGAAACATCAAGAATGCTTGACCGTATGAAGGATCTTGGCTTTAAGTATTCTACAAAGGCCGGTATTACGGTTGGGGTTTCAGATATCGTGGTATTAGCTGAAAAGAAAGAAATTATTGATGAAGCTCACAATAAGGTTGAAAATGTCTTAAAGCAATTTAGACGTGGTCTAATTACTGAGGATGAGCGTTATGATCGCGTAATCTCTATTTGGAGTGCAGCGAAGGATACAATTCAATCCAAGCTAATGGATTCCTTAGAAAATACGAACCCAATCTTTATGATGAGTGATTCCGGTGCCCGTGGTAACGCATCAAACTTCACTCAGCTTGCTGGTATGCGTGGATTGATGGCCAACCCGGCTGGACGTATCATTGAATTACCAATCATCTCAAGTTTCCGTGAAGGCTTAACCGTGTTGGAATACTTCATCTCTACACACGGTGCGCGTAAAGGTCTTGCCGATACGGCACTGAAAACAGCTGACTCAGGTTACTTAACAAGACGTCTTGTTGATGTTGCGCAGGATGTTATTGTTCGAGAGGATGATTGTGGTACAGACCGCGGTATGCTGATTTCTGCCTTAAGAGATGGCACAGAAATCATTGAACCGCTTGATGAACGGTTAATCGGTCGTTATGCGAGAAAAGCGATTAGACATCCGGAGACAAAAGAAGTGATTGTACCGGAAAATCATCTTATTACGGAAGATCTTGCAGTTGAAATCATGAATGCCAATATTGAACAGGTTTGGATTCGATCTGCCTTTACATGTAATACACGTCATGGAGTTTGTAAAAAGTGCTACGGTCGAAACCTTGCGACAGGTCAAGAGGTTGAAGTGGGTGAAGCTGTTGGTATTATCGCTGCACAATCTATCGGTGAACCAGGTACACAGTTAACGATGCGTACCTTCCATACCGGTGGTGTTGCAGGAGACGATATTACACAAGGTTTACCGCGTATTCAGGAAATTTTCGAAGCTCGTAATCCGAAAGGTCAAGCTGTTATCTCGGAGATTGATGGTGTGGTAGTAGGTCTTAATGAAGGTCGAGATCGCCAGCATGAGATTGTTGTTCAAGGTCAATTAGAGACTCGCACATATACAGCTCCATATACAGCAAGATTGAAAGTTGCTGTAAATGATCAAGTGTCAAGAGGCGAAGAGCTTACTGAAGGTTCTATCGATCCAAAGGAATTAATCAAAGTAAAAGATGTTATGGCTGTACAAGAGTACCTGCTTAAAGAAGTGCAAAAGGTATATAGAATGCAGGGTGTTGAAATTGGCGACAAACACGTAGAGGTTATGGTTCGTCAAATGCTCCGTAAAGTACGTGTAATTGAAGCTGGAGAAACAGATGTGCTTCCTGGTACACTTCTTGATATTCACCAATTCACAGATGCGAACGAAAAGGCATTGCTCGAAGGAAAAATGCCGGCTACTGGACGTCCTGTGCTACTTGGTATTACAAAAGCGTCTCTTGAAACAGATTCGTTCTTATCTGCAGCGTCCTTCCAAGAAACAACAAGAGTTCTTACTGACGCCGCAATTAAAGGAAAACGTGATGAATTATTAGGTCTGAAGGAAAATGTAATTATTGGTAAACTAATTCCTGCAGGAACTGGTATGTCGCGTTATCGAAGAGCGGAACCATATACAAACGAAGAAGTAACAGAAAGTCCGGTAACAGTAGAGTAA